AAGGAAACGAAAGTTAAATAACAAAACGCGCTGCCTCCATAGGTTCTTCGGCAGCAACTGTCTCTGTCTCATAAGCTGCGTTCCGCTAGCAGAGCCAAGGTTGCGAGGCATGCGAACACCGATGCTTGCGCGCGGGCAATATCGTTGTTTGTTCTCTTGTGTCGCATATGCGAGAAGTGTCGCACAGCGGCAAACGCCACGGACCCTCCGGGCGCCACAGGCGTTGGGGGCGGCGCCGGTAGCAAATGCAAAGCGCGGACGGATACACTTTGATGTCTTCGCCTGCCGCATTAGTTGAGGCACGTAcccgtagcttccacagcgctgGATTGAGCTTGTCAAATAGCGCAAGTAGCAATTCCTGGCACAGGATATGGAAGACTTATTGTGGAGCTTTCAACAGGTGACTCGCACTACTTTACGCTGCGGATGTAGTCCTCTGCAGGGCCGCAGCAGCGGCTCAGCACGCCGCGTTCGACTGCAGACTCGGGCGGAGCAATAGAGCGCTGAAGAGTTTGGCGAGTCGAAGACGCTACAACAAACGGAGAAATGGAAGAAATGGAACACGGCGACGCGGAGAAAGCGGAGGTGCCACCGTCGTGCGGGTGGTCTGGTCCGGAGCCTTCGACAAGCACGATTTTTCAAGGCGACCAAGAGGAGGAAATCGACTTGCCCCTGAATATTCTGTCCTACATTCCCGGCGTCTCCAAAACAACGAAGCAACGCGGCGGGGGAATCCTCAAGTTGGACGACTTGCCAAGCGTCGATTTCGACGACAGCGGCTGGCGCCCGACTCCGCAGTTTTCGGGCGAGTGGCCACGACCGCACGGAGACGGCCGATGGCGAGGCGGCAGCTGGCCAGCGTTCGGATACGGTCATCAGGCACCTTGGGAAGGCGGCGGTCGCTACCGGCCTCCGCGGAGACCGTTCTTCAGGCGTCGTGCTACACCACCGCGGCGGCCTTGGTTCCCTTACGGTCGGGGCCTAAATGCTGCCGTCTCCTTCGATCGCCGACCGCCCTTCTACCGAGGCAGGGGAGAGTACTGCTACGAAACGCCGTACTTTGATCGCGATTCACCTCACCAGGGGACGCCGGCGCGAGGTCGCCGCCCTCTGCTGCCTCTGCCCGATGACAGACCGCGCTTTCCTGACGGCAGAATGCGCCGTAAGTACGCGCCAGGCCGGGATACGAAGAGATTTTGCGCACTAGATGCAGGTGGACACGATCTTGACGCGGCGCCTACTCGTTGTAAGTCTACGTTGGCCGAAGAACCGGCGCTGACAACTCCTCCAAATGGGACGTCTGGAACGGACGACAGTCCAGCCGCTACTACAGGCAGGAGCATCGGAGGTCGAGACGACGCGAGGCAGTCCTCGAGCGATTCGACGCGCATCGAGGAGTATCCGCTCGATCCGCCCGATTCGACACCGACTCCGAAGCATAGTGAAGAGTCGACGAAAGAACCGTCGCGTGATCTGCCCTCTCGGGCTCAAGACGATGGCCCAGGTAGCAGCAGCGACCAGCAAGTTCCCGGTGAGGGTCCAGCGGCGGCTGGACACGATTCCGACGCAGCGTTCGAGCCTGGGCTAGCTCGGGGATCGGCGCTGACAGGCGCTGCAACCGGCGTTTCCGGAAGTGGTGACGCTCCTGCCTCTGCTTCCGGGAGTGCAACAGTTCGTGACGACTCCGAGCATCCCAGCAATTTTGATCCGCCCGACTTAGTGCCGAAGAACAGCGATACGACAGCAAAGGATTTGTTGTGCGCTTTGACCTCTTTGCCTGAGGACGACCGAAGCAGCGACCGCCAAGTCTCGGGCGATGTGCCAGCGGAAAATACCCAAAGCGAAGCGAAGGATGACGATCGCATTTTGCTGGAGATGGGTTGCTACGAGGAGCCTCCAGCTTCCGTTTCCGCCCTGCGCGAGGTTGAAGACGACGGCCAAGATTACGTGTTACTTACGTCAATGTCTAGCGATGAAGATGATGAAGTTCTTGTCGTGTGTGAGACCCGTAGGCTCTGTGCCATCCGCAAATTCTAACGACAGCAGTAGTGAGGCTGTGTGGGTCCGTCGATTCCTTTCTCGAAGCTGTAGGTACGAACGGTATGTGCAGGGAATTTCCTGAGAGGACTTGCACGGGCAGCTATAACTGATCGCGGATCTCGGCGATATGTCTAATTCTTTTAGAGTCGCATGCATTTAAGTGTCACATGCACGTTAGCTTACGTGAAGTAATCCAAGCTCACTATCTCAGGCGCCATAGTCTTCTTCATACACTTGTTCTGTTCAGCACCATATTGCGTAGTTACATTTTAGAACGTTGCTGCTATGTTTTTCTCTTTACCTCCTCTTCGAGATCTTAGAAAGTGTATGTTGGCAGTGCTTGCTGCCCAGTTTGCTAATTTTGTTCGAGTTGCAAATGTACtcgtttgttgttgttttcttcgcCCTTACATAAATTTTCATCAATGTTCATAGCGAAATATTCGAATCATGTCGTGTGTGTTTATTCACTCTATACACGCAACTGTCTGGGAGCAGAGCCAAGGAAGCAGATTTCAACATCCTCTCACCAATGGCAGAGCCTCGGTGAATGGTCGGTATCGAATACATCTACCGGAAAcacgtgacaattgccccttgtCTACAGATGGCCCTGCGTTCACAGCGAAACGCCTGAAGTTGCGTGCGCTCGTCGATTGAGCCGCAAAATGCGCATTAAATGCAGGAATCAACGTCGAAAGAAAGTAGCATGGGTGGTGCAAAATCACATAGGGAGAAACGGAAAACAGCGTTAGGGTCACATAGCAGGGTAAAACAATGCAGCCTTGCGGGCCTCTTCAACAAAATATTGTGCAGATACAACACACAATTGGAGAATGTACGCGAGGCGGCGCTTTCCTGAAGCGGGTAATATAAATGCCATCATCTTGTGCACCGCGTTTCGAATCGAAGCGACTAAACGTGCTTCCGCGGCGACAAAGCAACACGTGGATGAAACACGAGGATCACGTGGTCATGCGACCCACGTGATCCACGTGACCATGGATTAGAATTGGGctgtcttcaggatcggcccaatTGTAATCACGTCCTCTCCGGGATCAGCCCCGAGTTTACTATTTATCTCTAGGACGGGCCAAACTTGATCGTCAAGAAGCCGACCGAGCAGAGAGGTTAGACCCTGGGAAATGAGGCGTAGACTTTTCGTTTTAATGAAGGAATGACGGGATTGGAGGCGAGTATTTGCTGCACTGCGAATACTTCGATCGAGTTTGTCGTTTCGTTGCGTAATTCCGAATAGAACAGAGCCGACCAGCGGCACATCTGTAAGGTTTGCACAGATTGGGCTACATATTTACATAATGCCTCAAAGATTATAGCATGTtcaataattagaatacatacgTGAATACATATGCAAAAAGAAATAGAGGGTAAGAAATGTGCTAATATACAGTTCCATGGTGTTACAATATGTACAAGAAACGAAGAGAACGCTGTTGAACGCGACAGCTCATTCAACAACAACCAAAATTTCACAcagtaaaaatataaacaatataaTTACAGAGCGAGCACGACATAATTAGGATATTACAAAGCAGTTTTTAACGCGTTGTTGCACAAGCCGATTGGTTATATGTGCGCTGCCCTGTGTGTCTTTACCGCGGTTTGTGGTGCGTTTTATTTGGTGCCGTCCGAGCCTGAGGTGGTCCAAATGGGGAGATCAACCGCGTAAAGAGTGCGTCTGATGTGGGGGCATTTTCTCCAGTTGTTCACGGAGCTTGCGCATGACGAGATCGAAAAGTGTGCGTGAGAGGACGGAACCCTTTGTGGTATCTTTGTTGGGGACGGGTAAAGAGGATCCGTCCGGAGGGAATCCATGCCAATGGTGACTGTCTGGTTGCGAAGCAAGTTACGTACACATGCAAGTTGCGTATGCATTTGTAAGTCTTTCCTCCGCAGTCCGTGGACGCTGAGCTCTGGAGAATACGGCGAGTGTGCTGATGCTATCGAAAGCCCCTATTATGTCTAGCTGAGAAGACCGCCTGAATGGTTGAGGAGGAGATGTTATCCAATAGATCTTTAAGTTGGAGTAGCGCACGTCTTTGGTGGGCAGGCGGGCTCTGAAACCGAACATGGTGCGCGGGAAAGCTCCTGCGCGTCGTCTCCTTGAGCTGGCCAAGGCAATAGTGCCCAGCACTGCAGCCCTGTACTAAGGACCGCAGCTGCCCCCCATAttaggaaatatttttttttttcaatttcaaaaCAAGTTTATCATCGTCATCGTGTATGAGACAGCTGTACGGCCAGACAGCAGCAGAAACGCCCAGCAGCAGGCACGGTCAGCAAAACACGGGGGGAGCCGGAAGTAAAGCTTCGCTGCAAATATTACATGTACGATACCAAGATCGAACCAGGTCGCCAACAAGACTACGCGTGCTCTACACTTTAAGCTACAGACGCGTGCGACCTTTTCTAGGTCTAACACGATGAGAATGGCGCTTTCATTACGTCACATAGCGGCATATATTCGTCTACAAAAGAGGGAAGAGCACATGCGTACCTATCCGAAGAATTGGGAGTGGCACGCGCGATCTATTATCAACTTTATCCTTCACGTGCGTCAGGTCGCATGACAGCAAATCACTTATAAAAGCGAGAGTCTCCCTCTTATCGTACCACCCTCTGGATCGCCCAAGTTCGTAACGAAACAGAATGTGACGCTTCTTCGTCGGAGCACACTAAATAAGTGGCCGTGTCATCGTCGTCACGTTAATtactgctgtcgtcacacacacacacacgcgcgcgcgcacgcacgcacgcgcgcacacacacacacacacacacacacacacacacgcacacgcacacgcacacgcacacacacacacacacacacacacacacacacacacacacgcttatCGCCTTACGCGAATACGTTATCCCATTCGATAGAGTTTCGCTGAATGCCAAACGATGCTGGATGGACGGTTGATGAACTCCAGAATACTTTCGCAGATAATCGATTCCCACAACGCGTGTAATCTGCAGTTCAAGACAACGTTACCCTGAAGGCCTTATTGTACAAGTGTACTACAACTTCATCTCTAAATCGTTCAGCCAAGGTAGCAATTATCGGTGAGTAGGCAGGGTTTGCTTTAACAGCCATGCTACATATTTTTCAACGCTTTTTACGAGCAACCATTACGCATCCTACGAGCGACCGAGGCGAAAGTGCCAAGCAACTACAGctgcagcaaagaaaaataacgCAAAAAAAGCATTCAAGGAGAAATAGTGTTCTGCACAGCTGGAACAGTTGGAATGCCAAAAAGCAAACAGATATATGAGCATGTGAATATATCGCACTAGCAACAGTGTTATTCCATCACGCGAGCCAAGGACTCGCACATCCGCACCCATTCTGATGGCAGATAATTGATGGCGTGGCATTAAACGGGAAACGCATATCGCCCGAAGCATCGTCCGATACGACGTGCGGCGCATCAGAAAGATGGCTGTTTCGACTGTTCGAAGCATAGATGTACTACGTCATGATGTCGAGACGCAGAAGGTGATTATGTGGGAGTAGGACCTCGAAGTGTTTTGACGCGCGTCCCTAACTCGCTCGGTAGCCTTCTGCGCTGCCACACATTGCGCAATGTAGTCGCACCGCATACCGCCAAGCGAGCTGGAGGGATTGCCAGAATGTCCCTATGTCCCGCTTCCACGTGGCGCAGCTTCCTTACGACACATACACCTCTTGGGAAAGGATACCCGAAGCTGTTTACTAAACAAATAATTGTGCTTTGTGCCTTTTAACTGTTTGGTATGTGGTTCCGAGTTCGAGGACCTTCAATGAAGATGTTGCATTAAATTATTACATATTACAGATAAAAGTACTGTGAAAAGTAGAATATGCTATGCCAATGCTCATTTAAAGCACTGCTAAAATGCCTAATCGGTGTCTAAATATTCTTGAAACAACGCCTGAAAGTGGGCTTTGAAGCACTAATGAAGTTTCATAGGCGTCTAAGTGCGTTCTTGAGTTTAGGCACCTACAAGACATCACCAAGCCTAGCAATAGCGCTCGATATAAAACGTTTTGTAGACGCCTATAAGCTAAAGCACTGCTTGCCGGGACTACTACAAGACTTCATCATACTTCTGCTAAAGCATCTGCTAGACGTCTACAGGAAATTTTTGTGTCGCGTGAGCTGCGCTGAAAATGAAACATTCAGCGCGCGCACAAGAATTTAGTTTCACGAAAAGTCCGTCCCTTATTTATCGAAAATACGAAACTTACCGTTATTTAGAATAACGTTCCAGAACACACTAACACGAATCTTcaatcactaaaaaaaaaaagctataggaACCATAAGAATGCCCCACGCAGAGCCTCATGCCATAAAAATTTCAAACATACAAAGTACAGCAAATAAAACAACTTCATAGATACAAATTAAGGCTGAAGATTTTCCGTCAGCATACAATATACAATTTATTGTTTGACgctagaaagaaagagagagagagaagcacggaaaggcagtgaggttaagCAGACGCATGCCCAGTCTGTTGCCCTGCACTAGGAGAAGTCACGTGAgtgaaaacaagaaataaataaatagagagtGCACTAGTAGCGCGTACGCTACTACACCAAGATACACCAAGGTGTACTTGGTGTACACCAACTCTATAAGCTGTCATAGACACCAGTCGATTCCAAGTACTGTGACAAAACGCACggccatggtccgagtatcttggctttttttttaaacGGCTTCCTAAAACGGCTCCTTACAACGGTGAATGTTGGCCTGACCTTGAATTCTTAAAACGGCCACTCCGAAACTCTCGTACATGAATTCGCCTAATGTTTGTGCTTGCGACTACCAACCCGCTAAGTTATTTATCACTCTTTGTCTCTGCGGCTTTCCgcccttattttctttctttctttctttctttctttctttctttctttctttctttcttgcacttCCTCCGATCTTCAACTTATGTTTCCATACTGTACTTCCTATAAAAAAGAGTAAGAAGATGTTGTGCCATTTTTGGTGGCAATTACCATTCTGCTCCTTCCCTCATTTCACTCTCTGTACATTATTTGCATATTTTCATATAGTAGACAATCTATTTCCAAGCACACTCAAAGATTTCTCAACAAAGCCAATAACTTAGTCTTTGCCAGATAGCGCAGTCATCGCGCATCGTTCCATTTGTGGCACAatattttcttgaaaattttAAATTTGCAAATTCAAGAACCATTTCAAGTCAAAatgacaaagtttaggcaaatccttgCACAGCCCGTCATTCGCATCTTGGACATTCCTGCAGCTCCTGAATCCGCTAGCGCGAAAATTCCATCTAGTAATTTTTGCGGGAAGCCAGATGATTCGAACCTCTCCGAATACGTTGAAAACATGTTGAATACGGTTGGATGCGACGCCTACGCCGAAATGCGCGCGGAAATACACGGAATGCGTATTTTTGCAATGTTCGCCAATAACTAATGTGCCAACACCGGCAACGACAGCAACAGTGCAGTTGTTTATTCTTGCGCCTCTGATACTTAAGGAATGTCCGCGCCCTTCCAGAGACTCACCACGTCGGTTCCGCCCGTCTTGAGTGCAATTCGTTCCTTCATCCTTGCGGCTTGTTCGGGCGAGAAATGGTTCTTCCAGTCACCAACGATTCCCTTGCGGACGTGATCTTCCGTCGGCCGCTCCTTGACGGAGTCGCCAAGACCTTTCCTTGTCGACCTCGTGGCTTCCGTCAACGTTCCGTCCGGAAGTGCCTCGAGTTCCGATGGCCAGTTCCTGAACTCCTCGTTGATGGTCTTCATGTTCTGGAAGCTGGTCAGCTCGACTACATTATCGAGAACGCTTGGATGTTCGCTCATCTTGTTGCCGTACTCTTCTTTTCCGAGGAAGTCGGCTATCCTCAAGACCCACCCCGGTGTGTCCTTATTGAGTTCTTCGTACGTTAGAAAAAGCACGTTGAGGTCACCACGGTGCTCGCACCAGGACAGGAGGTGGTCGAAGTAGTCGCCGAAGTCGACCTCGCCGCGGACAAACATGCCAAGGAACTGGTCGAACGTGACGTCCTGGCAGTCATATCGCGGCCGGTACTTCGTGTGGTGATAGAAGGAGACGCAGCAGTCGTACGGGTTCCGCGCGACGTAGATGTACTTGGCTTTCGCGGAGTACGGCTGCAAGTGGAACGGTAGGTGGCTCTTGATGATTCCCGGTCGCTGAATAGACATCGCACCCTCGGCACCCGAAATCTCGAGGAACGCCATCGTCTTTCGACATTCTGTTGCGCTGGGAAGACCACCGGCGCCGCCCGTGTAGATGCTGTAAACGATGAATTGCAACCAGGTGGTTCCGCATTTGGGGTAACCGACGATGAAGACGTCTTCGTCAATGGGCTTGTAAGAAAAGGCGGACCGCAGGTTCTTCTCCGTAAAGGTCTTGGTAACGTACAGGCCGTATACTACGTGGTAGACGCCCTGCGCTGTAGTTGTGCCTGTTTGCGCCTGCAGGTGAGAAAGAAACACCCTTTcgcgtaagtaaaaaaaaatgcagtttagtGGAGCCAACGGACAATGAAGCAAACGAAAGCTTCAGAGAAGTGAACTGCGTTTTTGAGTAAAATgttgaattaaagaaagaaaaaagaacagcacaTGCACCCACCCGGCACAGATGGTAAACCATCAAAGTTGAAATGTGGGACCCTGATCTTTATGGCTGGTATAATTCCGACGGTTTATTAAACTCTTTCTCAGTTATTGGTtacgtccttgtgtttcttaatgaggttacgcagATGTTTGGGTTGGGTTTATCACAGTGTTTATTTCAAATGCCACACATTTGGCTTCGCATAATCACCATCATGCAAAAGTGTAATGACTGTTGCATTGTGTTAATACAGCGGGTTCATCAAactctttctgaattatgttacgcatttgtgtttcgtaatgcGTTATTCACAGTGTTcatgactcggttatgcactgtagttcccaagtgacacaccggggccgcacatttcatttcattaaatACAGGGACATATTTTTGGACCTAttgcgaagtcggagagagactgctgcacccgtgctctgctgcgagagagaaacgacgtcactatcggcgtAGCCAATGGCACCCCGGACTTTCCGCCGGaaggtttctgtggtcggaccgcGAGCATTATGTATTATGAGCATTATTCATTATGTATTTATGAGTTTCATTTCGTTCATTATGTATTTCTTACTTTTCAAGACCTGCGGAATCACAGAATCGTACTTCTGAGGACTTAATGCATTTATAACGGCAGAATACACTACCATTTGATATCGAAATTTTTTCAAGtctcagtggctaaggtgttgaGCTGCTGTGGACTAGCCCGTCTGTTCGATCCCGGCACCGGTATGTCGCATTCCGGTGTGGACGGAATGCGAAAGCGCTCGTGTATAGCGCATTGGGTGTAAGTTAAAGAAATCACAGGTGGTTAAAATGAATGCTGGGCCTTCCACTACGATGTACCTGATAACCTACTCTGCCGTATAGGGACGTTACCCGAAAGTAAAAAAAGACAATTTGCATtaagacatgttttttttttttttttgctgcaagttaAAACacgcacaaaaggaagatacacaGAAGACAACACGAGCTTCCTTTTGTCTTCCGTTTTTGTGTgctttaacttgcggcaaaaagaaacatgtcttttagcaaacACCAAacaggccaacaagcagttctgtagCAACTAATGTGCATGCAGGATGTGTTTAAGTTCATCGATGGAAATTCGTGAGAACCTTCCGCGCATATTACGTTAAAGCTATACACGACACTTTCTTTGTCGAATTTCTGCGATACAGTCTACCAGCCTTGTCTAATACATACAAGTCTAAACTGTGCACCATACAGAGCCTGCAGACCCAAGCACTGTGGACACGTCATGGCCTCTCTAGATGTTTTTCGATAGCTGTAACGATTTTCATCGCACGGGGGCACCCGTTCGCCATACATACAGCCGTAAAGACGCTTATGACCCAATTCGACAGCTTTTCTTTTTACCGCTATATCAccacatcgtttttttttaatcgtttGCGAACGTGGTGACCACGAGCTTCATTCTCTGTTACTGCGACTAGTCACAAGGACTCATTGTCCTCAACCTTCAAACCTGTGAA
The sequence above is drawn from the Dermacentor andersoni chromosome 7, qqDerAnde1_hic_scaffold, whole genome shotgun sequence genome and encodes:
- the LOC126533870 gene encoding sulfotransferase ssu-1-like translates to MESLSEERAAKDANEAQTGTTTAQGVYHVVYGLYVTKTFTEKNLRSAFSYKPIDEDVFIVGYPKCGTTWLQFIVYSIYTGGAGGLPSATECRKTMAFLEISGAEGAMSIQRPGIIKSHLPFHLQPYSAKAKYIYVARNPYDCCVSFYHHTKYRPRYDCQDVTFDQFLGMFVRGEVDFGDYFDHLLSWCEHRGDLNVLFLTYEELNKDTPGWVLRIADFLGKEEYGNKMSEHPSVLDNVVELTSFQNMKTINEEFRNWPSELEALPDGTLTEATRSTRKGLGDSVKERPTEDHVRKGIVGDWKNHFSPEQAARMKERIALKTGGTDVVSLWKGADIP